One window from the genome of Helicobacter pylori encodes:
- a CDS encoding SDR family oxidoreductase, with translation MAHILVSGATSGFGLEIAKAFLQKNHVVFGTGRRKGNLQELQLAYPKRFIPLCFDLQNKLETKRALETIFSMTDRIDALINNAGLALGLNKAYECELDDWEIMIDTNIKGLLYLTRLILPSMIEHNQGTIINLGSIAGTYPYPGGNVYGASKAFVKQFSLNLRADLAGTNIRVSNVEPGLCGETEFSMVRFKGDKIKAQSVYENTLYLKPQDIANIVLWIYEQPLHVNINRIEIMPTSQTFAPLPTHKTLKGF, from the coding sequence ATGGCGCACATTTTAGTTAGCGGGGCGACTTCAGGGTTTGGGTTAGAAATCGCTAAAGCGTTTTTACAAAAAAACCATGTGGTTTTTGGCACAGGGAGGCGAAAAGGGAATTTGCAAGAATTACAGCTCGCTTACCCCAAGCGTTTCATTCCCCTGTGTTTTGATCTTCAAAACAAGCTTGAAACTAAGCGAGCGCTAGAAACTATTTTCTCCATGACGGATCGCATTGACGCTTTAATCAATAACGCCGGCTTAGCGCTAGGCTTGAACAAGGCTTATGAATGCGAGCTAGACGATTGGGAAATCATGATAGATACGAATATCAAGGGGTTGTTGTATCTCACTCGTTTGATCTTGCCCTCTATGATAGAGCATAACCAAGGGACTATCATCAATCTTGGCTCTATCGCTGGCACTTACCCCTATCCTGGTGGGAATGTCTATGGAGCGAGCAAGGCGTTTGTGAAGCAATTTTCTTTAAATTTGCGAGCGGATTTGGCTGGCACTAACATTAGAGTGAGTAATGTTGAACCCGGTTTGTGCGGCGAAACCGAATTCAGTATGGTGCGTTTTAAAGGCGATAAAATCAAAGCCCAATCCGTCTATGAAAACACCCTTTATCTCAAACCACAAGATATTGCTAACATCGTGCTATGGATTTACGAACAACCCTTGCATGTCAATATCAACCGCATAGAAATCATGCCCACAAGCCAAACTTTCGCTCCCCTACCCACCCATAAAACCCTTAAGGGGTTTTAA
- the hcpC gene encoding Sel1-like repeat protein HcpC yields the protein MLENVKKSLFRVLCLGALCLGGLMAEQDPKEFVGLGAKSYKEQDFTQAKKYFEKACDLKENSGCFNLGVLYYQGQGVEKNLKKAASFYAKACDLDYSNGCHLLGNLYYSGQGVSKNTNKALQYYSKACDLKYAEGCASLGGIYHDGKVVTRDFKKAVEYFTKACDLNDGDGCTILGSLYDAGRGAPKDLKKALASYDKACGLKDSPGCFNAGNMYHHGDGVAKNFKEALDRYSKACEMQNGGGCFNLGAMQYNGEGVTRNEKQAIENFKKGCKLGAKGACDLLKQLKIKV from the coding sequence ATGTTAGAAAATGTCAAAAAATCCCTTTTTAGGGTTTTGTGCCTGGGTGCGTTGTGTTTAGGGGGGCTAATGGCAGAGCAAGACCCTAAAGAGTTTGTGGGTTTGGGGGCAAAGAGCTACAAAGAGCAAGATTTCACTCAAGCTAAGAAATATTTTGAAAAAGCTTGCGATTTGAAAGAAAATAGCGGGTGTTTTAATTTAGGGGTGCTTTATTATCAAGGGCAAGGGGTGGAAAAGAATTTGAAAAAAGCCGCTTCATTTTACGCTAAAGCTTGCGATTTAGATTACAGCAATGGGTGTCATTTACTAGGGAATTTATATTACAGCGGGCAAGGCGTGTCTAAAAACACCAATAAAGCCCTACAATACTATTCTAAAGCGTGCGATTTGAAATACGCTGAAGGGTGCGCGAGCTTAGGGGGGATTTATCATGATGGTAAAGTGGTAACTAGGGATTTTAAAAAAGCGGTGGAATATTTTACTAAAGCTTGCGATTTAAACGATGGCGATGGTTGCACGATATTAGGGAGTTTGTATGATGCGGGCAGAGGCGCGCCTAAAGATTTGAAAAAAGCGCTCGCTTCGTATGACAAAGCTTGCGGGTTAAAAGACAGCCCGGGGTGCTTTAACGCAGGGAATATGTATCATCATGGCGATGGCGTGGCGAAGAATTTTAAAGAGGCACTCGATCGTTATTCTAAAGCATGCGAGATGCAAAATGGCGGAGGGTGTTTCAATTTAGGGGCTATGCAATACAATGGCGAAGGCGTAACAAGGAATGAAAAACAAGCCATAGAAAACTTTAAAAAAGGCTGTAAATTAGGCGCTAAAGGGGCGTGCGATCTTCTCAAGCAGCTTAAGATCAAAGTTTAG
- a CDS encoding bifunctional 4-hydroxy-2-oxoglutarate aldolase/2-dehydro-3-deoxy-phosphogluconate aldolase produces the protein MQDKIIEVLQISPIVPVVVIEDLNDAVPLVQSLIEGGIPIIEVTLRSSCALEAIELIAKNVPKMRVGAGTILNPTQLEQAQNRGAEFLISPGLTIKLLEHAKKKGMPLIPGVSSSSEVMQALELGYSALKFFPAEYCGGVKLLNAFNGPFKGVKFCPTGGISADNMHSYLNLENVLCVGGSWLTPKNLIQNKEWDKITEICKRSLALR, from the coding sequence ATGCAAGATAAAATAATAGAAGTTTTACAAATCAGCCCCATTGTCCCTGTGGTGGTGATTGAGGATTTAAACGACGCTGTGCCTTTAGTGCAAAGCCTGATAGAGGGGGGTATTCCAATCATAGAAGTTACTTTGCGTTCCAGTTGCGCTTTAGAAGCCATAGAGCTTATCGCTAAGAATGTGCCAAAAATGCGCGTGGGCGCTGGCACGATTTTAAATCCCACCCAATTAGAGCAAGCTCAAAATAGGGGGGCAGAGTTTTTGATTAGCCCGGGTCTTACGATAAAGCTTTTAGAACACGCAAAGAAAAAAGGCATGCCCCTAATACCCGGGGTTTCTAGCAGTAGTGAAGTCATGCAAGCCTTAGAATTGGGCTATAGCGCTTTAAAATTTTTCCCGGCAGAGTATTGCGGGGGCGTTAAACTTTTAAACGCTTTTAATGGCCCTTTTAAAGGGGTGAAATTTTGCCCCACTGGGGGGATTAGTGCAGACAACATGCATTCTTATTTAAATTTAGAAAATGTTTTGTGCGTGGGGGGGAGCTGGCTTACTCCTAAAAATTTGATTCAAAACAAAGAGTGGGATAAAATCACAGAAATTTGTAAGCGATCGTTAGCTTTAAGATAG
- the edd gene encoding phosphogluconate dehydratase gives MPKHSLEQIKEKITERSKKTRELYLENIFNPKNQPKIESLGCANIAHVTASMPEHLKMPLGSHKRKHFAIITAYNDMLSAHQPFKNYPDWIKKELQEHNAYASVASGVPAMCDGITQGYDGMELSLFSRDVIALSTAVGLSHNVFDGAFFLGVCDKIVPGLLIGALSFGNLASVFVPSGPMVSGIENYKKAKARQDFAMGKINREELLKVEMQSYHDVGTCTFYGTANSNQMMMEFMGLHVANSSFINPNNPLRKVLVEESAKRLASGKVLPLAKLIDEKSILNALIGLMATGGSTNHTLHLIAIARSCGVILNWDDFDAVSNLIPLLAKVYPNGSADVNAFEACGGLAFVIKELLKEGLLFEDTHTIMDTETQKGMQNYTKTPFLENDQLVYKDAVNHSLNTDILRPVSEPFAANGGLKILKGNLGRAVIKISAIKDEHRKVKARAIVFKTQSEFLERFKNKELERDFVAVLPFQGPKSNGMPELHKLTTNLGALQDMGYKVALVTDGRMSGASGKVPSAIHLSPEGALNGAIVKIKDGDWIELDAPNNALNVLEKDFENRGINPLFLETLENLEKPTFGLGRELFTSLRLNANTAEEGGMSFGIKV, from the coding sequence ATGCCTAAGCATTCTTTAGAACAAATCAAAGAAAAAATTACAGAGCGTAGCAAAAAAACCAGAGAGCTTTATTTAGAAAATATCTTTAACCCTAAAAACCAGCCCAAGATTGAGAGCTTGGGTTGCGCAAATATTGCGCATGTTACTGCGAGCATGCCAGAGCATTTAAAAATGCCTTTAGGTTCGCATAAAAGAAAGCATTTTGCGATTATCACGGCTTATAATGACATGCTTTCAGCCCACCAACCTTTTAAAAATTACCCTGACTGGATTAAAAAAGAGTTGCAAGAACATAACGCTTATGCGAGCGTCGCTAGTGGAGTGCCAGCGATGTGTGATGGTATCACGCAGGGTTATGATGGCATGGAATTGAGCTTATTCAGTAGAGATGTGATCGCCTTAAGCACCGCCGTAGGGTTAAGCCATAATGTTTTTGACGGGGCGTTTTTTTTGGGCGTGTGCGATAAAATCGTGCCAGGCTTGCTTATAGGAGCGTTAAGTTTTGGGAATTTAGCGAGCGTGTTTGTGCCAAGCGGGCCTATGGTGAGCGGGATAGAAAATTATAAAAAAGCCAAAGCGCGCCAAGATTTTGCAATGGGAAAGATCAACAGAGAAGAGCTTTTAAAAGTGGAAATGCAAAGCTATCATGATGTTGGCACTTGCACTTTTTATGGCACGGCTAATTCCAATCAAATGATGATGGAGTTTATGGGGTTGCATGTGGCTAATTCTAGCTTTATCAACCCTAACAACCCCTTACGAAAGGTTTTGGTAGAAGAGAGCGCCAAAAGATTAGCGAGCGGGAAAGTCCTGCCTTTAGCCAAACTCATTGATGAAAAAAGCATTCTTAACGCTCTTATAGGCTTAATGGCAACAGGGGGTTCTACTAACCACACTTTGCATTTGATCGCTATCGCTAGATCTTGTGGGGTGATCCTCAATTGGGACGATTTTGACGCAGTCTCTAATCTCATACCCCTTTTAGCTAAAGTCTATCCTAACGGATCAGCGGATGTGAACGCTTTTGAAGCGTGTGGGGGCTTAGCGTTTGTGATCAAAGAATTGTTAAAAGAGGGGCTTTTATTTGAAGACACTCATACGATTATGGATACAGAAACGCAAAAAGGCATGCAAAATTACACTAAAACCCCCTTTTTAGAAAACGACCAATTGGTGTATAAAGACGCTGTTAATCATAGCTTGAATACGGATATTTTACGCCCTGTGAGCGAGCCTTTTGCCGCTAATGGGGGGCTTAAAATTTTAAAGGGTAATTTAGGGCGGGCCGTGATTAAAATCTCAGCCATTAAAGATGAGCACAGGAAAGTTAAGGCTAGAGCGATTGTTTTTAAAACCCAAAGCGAATTTTTAGAACGCTTTAAAAATAAAGAATTAGAAAGGGACTTTGTGGCGGTCTTGCCTTTCCAAGGACCTAAGTCTAACGGCATGCCAGAATTGCACAAACTCACCACGAATTTAGGGGCTTTGCAGGATATGGGCTATAAGGTTGCGCTCGTTACAGATGGGCGCATGAGCGGGGCGAGCGGGAAAGTGCCTAGCGCGATCCATTTAAGCCCTGAGGGAGCGTTAAATGGGGCGATTGTTAAGATTAAAGATGGCGATTGGATAGAATTAGACGCTCCTAATAACGCCCTGAATGTGCTTGAAAAGGATTTTGAAAATAGAGGCATCAACCCCTTGTTTTTAGAAACCTTAGAAAATTTAGAAAAGCCTACTTTTGGGCTGGGTAGGGAATTATTTACAAGCTTGAGATTGAATGCCAATACCGCTGAAGAGGGCGGCATGAGTTTTGGTATAAAGGTATAA
- a CDS encoding glucose-6-phosphate dehydrogenase, translating into MLDFDLVLFGATGDLAMRKLFVSLYEIYSHYGFKKDSKIIASGRKELSNEEFLALLCEKTQLHSREKGREFLAHISYLRVRLDNPKDFEKLSKIATKNKPLIFYFSISPSFFATTAQNLAQNALNHTNTRLILEKPLGHDLKTCQEIFQSISAFFKEEQIFRIDHYLGKKGVQNILELRLNNPILNILWDQISTVEICVYETLGVEERGEFYDKIGALRDMVQNHLLQVLSLIATDLPNDLKDLRKEKIKVLKTLQPPKDFKKQVIRAQYQGYRDENKVNKESQTETFVAIKAFLDTPKFKGVPFYLKHAKKMPHNQASVKIHFNATNTLEFFLSQDKITLTLKDNQNPLILETHNKQEFLQPYAKLLYDAIQNNHNNFAHQLELEASWVFIDTLIEGFMNNATPLYSYESHNLNESEFLKPLYQ; encoded by the coding sequence ATGTTAGATTTTGATTTGGTTCTTTTTGGCGCGACTGGGGATTTGGCCATGCGAAAGCTCTTTGTTTCGCTCTATGAAATTTATAGTCATTATGGTTTTAAAAAAGATTCTAAAATTATCGCATCAGGGCGTAAGGAGCTATCCAATGAAGAGTTTTTAGCGCTCCTTTGTGAAAAAACGCAGTTGCATTCAAGAGAAAAGGGTAGGGAATTTTTAGCCCATATCAGTTATTTGCGCGTTCGTTTGGATAACCCTAAAGACTTTGAAAAATTGAGTAAAATCGCTACAAAAAATAAGCCCTTGATTTTCTACTTTTCTATTTCCCCTAGTTTTTTTGCAACGACCGCCCAAAATTTGGCCCAAAACGCGCTCAATCACACTAACACTCGCTTGATTTTAGAAAAGCCTTTAGGGCATGATTTAAAGACTTGTCAAGAGATTTTCCAAAGCATTAGCGCTTTTTTTAAAGAAGAGCAAATTTTTAGAATCGATCATTATTTAGGGAAAAAGGGCGTTCAAAATATCCTTGAATTGCGCTTGAATAACCCTATCTTAAACATTTTATGGGATCAAATCAGCACGGTTGAAATCTGCGTTTACGAGACTTTGGGGGTGGAAGAAAGGGGCGAATTTTACGATAAAATCGGAGCTTTAAGAGATATGGTTCAAAACCATCTCTTGCAAGTTTTATCCCTTATCGCTACAGATTTACCCAACGATTTAAAAGACTTGAGGAAAGAAAAAATCAAAGTTTTAAAAACCTTACAACCCCCCAAAGATTTCAAAAAACAAGTTATTCGGGCCCAGTATCAAGGCTATAGAGATGAAAATAAGGTTAATAAAGAGAGCCAGACAGAAACTTTTGTCGCTATTAAAGCCTTTTTGGATACGCCTAAATTTAAAGGCGTGCCTTTCTATCTTAAGCACGCTAAAAAAATGCCCCACAACCAAGCGAGCGTGAAAATCCATTTTAATGCCACTAATACGCTAGAATTTTTCCTCTCTCAAGATAAAATCACTCTCACCCTAAAAGACAATCAAAACCCCCTTATTTTAGAAACCCATAACAAACAAGAATTTTTACAGCCCTACGCTAAATTGCTCTATGATGCGATACAAAATAACCACAATAATTTCGCCCACCAGTTGGAATTAGAAGCGTCATGGGTTTTTATTGACACGCTCATAGAGGGCTTTATGAATAACGCCACGCCCTTATATTCCTATGAAAGCCATAATCTCAACGAATCAGAATTTTTAAAACCACTCTATCAATAA
- the pgl gene encoding 6-phosphogluconolactonase, which yields MGYQLFEFESLKDCHKALIERFKEFFNTALKKHHQVSIAFSGGRSPIGLLQKLSVLDLKWHECLISLVDERIIDTSHKDSNTKLLHDYLLQNNALKASFTPLLPKKISSDTNALFHFANQHFKQPHLAILGMGTDGHTASLFPETSAFLNEEKENIVLTKPINAPYERLSMSVNALENCEKLFLSISGAEKREVLEKALKENAPYSLPIARILHSQKVTTEVFYAKN from the coding sequence ATGGGTTATCAATTGTTTGAATTTGAAAGTTTAAAAGATTGCCACAAGGCTTTAATAGAGCGTTTTAAAGAATTTTTTAACACCGCTTTAAAAAAGCATCATCAAGTTTCTATCGCTTTTTCTGGGGGCCGTTCGCCCATTGGTTTGTTGCAAAAATTGAGCGTTTTAGATCTCAAATGGCATGAGTGTTTAATCAGTTTGGTGGATGAACGCATTATAGACACAAGCCACAAGGATAGCAACACTAAATTATTGCACGACTACTTGTTGCAAAATAACGCCTTAAAAGCTTCTTTCACCCCGCTTTTGCCCAAAAAGATTTCTAGCGATACAAACGCGCTTTTTCATTTTGCTAACCAGCATTTCAAACAGCCCCATTTAGCCATTTTGGGCATGGGGACTGATGGGCATACGGCTAGCCTTTTTCCTGAAACGAGCGCTTTTTTAAACGAAGAAAAAGAAAATATCGTTTTGACTAAGCCAATTAACGCTCCTTATGAGCGCTTGAGCATGTCTGTTAACGCCTTAGAAAATTGCGAAAAACTTTTCTTAAGCATTAGTGGGGCAGAAAAAAGGGAGGTTTTAGAAAAAGCTTTAAAAGAAAACGCCCCCTATTCTCTGCCGATTGCTCGGATTTTACATTCTCAAAAAGTTACTACGGAGGTGTTTTATGCCAAAAACTGA
- a CDS encoding glucokinase, translating into MPKTETYPRLLADIGGTNARFGLEVAPRQIECIEVLRCEDFESLSDAVRFYLSKCKESLKLHPIYGSFAVATPIMGDFVQMTNNHWTFSIETTRQCLTLKKLLVINDFVAQAYAISAMQENDLAQIGGIKCEINAPKAILGPGTGLGVSTLIQNSDGSLKVLPGEGGHVSFAPFDDLEILVWQYARSKFNHVSAERFLSGSGLVLIYEALSKRKGLEKVAKLSKAELTPQIISERALNGDYPICRLTLDTFCSMLGTLAADVALTLGARGGVYLCGGIIPRFIDYFKTSPFRARFETKGRMGAFLASIPVHVVMKKTPGLDGAGIALENYLLHDKI; encoded by the coding sequence ATGCCAAAAACTGAAACTTACCCAAGACTCTTAGCCGATATTGGCGGCACGAACGCACGCTTTGGTTTGGAAGTCGCCCCACGACAGATTGAATGCATTGAAGTCTTGCGGTGCGAAGATTTTGAGAGCTTGAGCGATGCGGTGCGATTTTACCTTTCTAAATGCAAAGAAAGCCTTAAACTGCACCCTATTTATGGCTCTTTTGCTGTGGCTACGCCCATTATGGGGGATTTTGTCCAAATGACGAACAACCACTGGACTTTTTCTATTGAAACGACACGGCAATGTTTGACTTTAAAAAAATTGCTTGTCATCAATGATTTTGTCGCGCAAGCCTATGCCATTAGCGCGATGCAAGAAAACGATCTGGCTCAAATAGGCGGGATTAAGTGCGAAATCAACGCTCCTAAAGCGATTTTAGGGCCAGGAACCGGGCTTGGGGTAAGCACTCTTATCCAAAACAGCGATGGCTCTTTAAAAGTCTTGCCCGGTGAAGGAGGGCATGTGAGCTTTGCCCCTTTTGACGATTTAGAAATTTTAGTGTGGCAATACGCCCGCTCTAAATTCAATCATGTGAGCGCGGAAAGGTTTTTAAGCGGTAGCGGCCTAGTGTTGATTTATGAAGCCCTGTCTAAACGCAAAGGTTTAGAAAAAGTGGCGAAGTTAAGCAAGGCTGAATTAACCCCACAAATCATTAGCGAACGCGCTTTGAATGGGGATTACCCTATATGCCGATTGACCTTGGACACTTTTTGCTCCATGCTAGGCACGCTCGCTGCTGATGTGGCCCTCACTTTGGGGGCTAGAGGGGGCGTGTATTTGTGTGGGGGGATTATCCCACGATTCATTGATTATTTTAAAACTTCGCCCTTTAGAGCGCGTTTTGAAACGAAAGGGCGCATGGGGGCGTTTCTCGCTTCCATCCCTGTGCATGTCGTGATGAAAAAAACTCCCGGACTTGATGGGGCGGGCATTGCGTTAGAGAATTATTTACTGCATGATAAGATATAG
- a CDS encoding NAD(P)-dependent alcohol dehydrogenase, translating to MRVPSKGFAIFSKDGHFKPHDFSRHAVGPKDVLIDILYAGICHSDVHSAYSEWREGIYPMVPGHEIAGVIKEVGKEVKKFKVGDVVGVGCFVNSCKACKPCKEHQEQFCTKVVFTYDCLDYFHDNEPHMGGYSNNIVVDENYVISVDKNAPLEKVAPLLCAGITTYSPLKFSKVTKGTKVGVAGFGGLGGMAVKYAVAMGAEVSVFARNEHKKQDALSMGVKHFYTDPKQCKEELDFIISTIPTHYDLKDYLKLLTYNGDLALVGLPPVEVAPALSVFDFIYLSNRKVYGSLIGGIKETQEMMDFSIKHNIYPEVDLILGKDIDTAYHNLTHGKAKFRYVIDMKKSFD from the coding sequence ATGAGAGTTCCATCTAAAGGTTTTGCTATTTTTTCTAAAGACGGGCATTTCAAACCCCATGATTTTAGCCGCCATGCTGTAGGCCCTAAAGATGTGTTGATTGACATTCTTTATGCAGGGATTTGCCATAGCGATGTTCATAGCGCTTATAGCGAATGGAGAGAAGGCATTTACCCTATGGTTCCTGGGCATGAAATTGCTGGGGTCATCAAAGAAGTGGGTAAGGAAGTTAAGAAATTTAAGGTTGGCGATGTGGTGGGCGTAGGCTGTTTTGTCAATTCATGCAAGGCGTGTAAGCCCTGCAAAGAACACCAAGAGCAATTTTGCACCAAAGTGGTATTTACTTATGATTGTTTGGATTATTTTCATGACAATGAACCCCACATGGGCGGATACTCTAATAATATTGTCGTGGATGAAAATTATGTGATTAGCGTGGATAAAAACGCTCCTTTAGAAAAAGTAGCCCCATTATTGTGCGCGGGCATCACCACTTATTCGCCCTTAAAATTTTCTAAGGTTACTAAAGGCACAAAAGTGGGCGTCGCTGGGTTTGGCGGGCTAGGAGGCATGGCGGTTAAATACGCTGTGGCTATGGGGGCTGAAGTGAGCGTTTTTGCAAGAAACGAACACAAAAAGCAGGACGCTTTGAGCATGGGGGTCAAACATTTCTACACAGACCCCAAACAATGCAAAGAAGAATTGGATTTTATCATTTCAACCATTCCTACCCATTATGATCTAAAAGACTACCTCAAGCTCTTAACTTATAATGGCGATCTAGCCCTTGTGGGACTCCCCCCTGTAGAAGTCGCTCCAGCGCTTAGCGTTTTTGATTTTATCTATTTAAGCAATCGCAAGGTTTATGGCTCATTGATTGGGGGCATTAAAGAAACCCAAGAAATGATGGATTTTTCTATCAAACACAATATTTACCCTGAAGTAGATTTGATTTTAGGCAAGGATATTGACACCGCTTATCATAACCTAACCCATGGGAAAGCGAAATTCCGTTATGTGATTGACATGAAAAAATCGTTTGATTAA
- a CDS encoding glycosyltransferase: MTSASNHSFKEQDFHIPIAFAFDKNYLIPAGACLYSLLESIAKANKKIRYTLHALVVGLNEEDKAKLNQITEPFKEFAALEVKDIEPFLDTIPNPFDEDFTKRFSKMVLVKYFLADLFPKYSKMVWSDVDVIFCNEFSADFLNIKENDENYFYGVYDKIYPYEGFFYCNLTYQQKNQFCKKILEIIRTQKIDKEPQLTEFCRSKIAPLKIEYCIFPHYYSLSEEHLKGVANAIYHNTIKQALREPIVIQYDSHPYFQIKPWTYPFGLKADLWLNALAKTPFMSDWSYLITGGGEIGGEKWHHYHSIAAYHYYFPLWKAEEQIAHDAFKMFLKHYFLHIHEIPQNARRRLFKYCISIPIKSLISKTLKILKLHALAKKILIQLKLLKKS; the protein is encoded by the coding sequence ATGACTTCAGCTTCAAATCATTCTTTTAAAGAACAAGATTTTCATATTCCTATCGCTTTTGCTTTTGATAAGAATTATCTCATTCCTGCGGGCGCGTGTCTTTATTCCTTGCTAGAAAGCATCGCTAAAGCCAATAAAAAAATCCGTTACACCCTACACGCTTTAGTGGTAGGCTTGAATGAAGAAGATAAAGCAAAGCTTAACCAAATCACAGAGCCTTTTAAAGAATTTGCTGCTTTAGAAGTGAAAGATATTGAACCTTTTTTAGACACTATCCCTAACCCTTTTGATGAGGATTTCACTAAGCGTTTTTCTAAAATGGTGTTAGTGAAATATTTTCTAGCGGATTTATTCCCCAAATATTCTAAAATGGTGTGGAGCGATGTGGACGTTATCTTTTGCAATGAATTTAGCGCTGATTTCTTAAACATTAAGGAAAATGATGAGAATTATTTTTATGGGGTTTATGACAAAATATACCCGTATGAAGGCTTTTTTTATTGCAACTTAACTTACCAGCAAAAAAATCAATTTTGTAAAAAAATATTAGAAATCATACGCACGCAAAAAATAGATAAAGAACCGCAATTGACAGAATTTTGTCGTTCAAAGATCGCGCCATTAAAAATAGAGTATTGCATTTTCCCACACTATTATAGTCTTTCTGAAGAGCATTTAAAGGGCGTGGCCAATGCAATTTATCATAACACCATTAAACAAGCCCTAAGAGAACCTATCGTTATACAATATGACTCTCATCCTTATTTTCAAATCAAGCCTTGGACATATCCTTTTGGTTTAAAAGCGGATTTGTGGCTGAACGCTTTGGCTAAAACCCCATTTATGAGCGATTGGTCTTATTTGATTACAGGGGGTGGGGAGATAGGTGGAGAAAAATGGCACCACTACCATAGCATTGCCGCTTATCATTACTACTTTCCTTTATGGAAAGCAGAAGAACAGATTGCCCATGACGCTTTTAAGATGTTTTTAAAACATTATTTTTTACACATTCATGAGATTCCCCAAAACGCAAGGCGAAGACTATTCAAATACTGCATTTCAATACCAATCAAGAGCCTTATTAGTAAAACCCTTAAAATCCTAAAACTCCATGCATTAGCAAAAAAAATCCTAATCCAACTCAAGCTCTTAAAAAAGAGCTAG
- a CDS encoding glycosyltransferase family 8 protein, with amino-acid sequence MTSASNHSFKEQDFHIPIAFAFDKNYLIPAGACLYSLLESIAKANKKIRYTLHALVVGLNEEDKAKLNQITEPFKEFAALEVKDIEPFLDTIPNPFDEDFTKRFSKMVLVKYFLADLFPKYSKMVWSDVDVIFCNEFSADFLNIKENDENYFYGVLEVEKHHMMEGFLFCNLDYQRKKNFTLRMHDLLKGNETKGELDFTKWCWPNMKALGIEYCVFPYYYTIKDFSNAYLNENYKKTILEARENPTIIHYDAWWGAVKPWDYPFGLKADLWLNALAKTPFMSDYTKKMHTNESFYTTKMAEQHYFSSVKSSKEIVFKAPYLFFKSYLFVVFKERKIHSRVFELTCNLVKKFFNKLIYFVFLMPKALAKRVVSKILRVLGLHGIVKKILIQLKLLRKG; translated from the coding sequence ATGACTTCAGCTTCAAATCATTCTTTTAAAGAACAAGATTTTCATATTCCTATCGCTTTTGCTTTTGATAAGAATTATCTCATTCCTGCGGGCGCGTGTCTTTATTCCTTGCTAGAAAGCATCGCTAAAGCCAATAAAAAAATCCGTTACACCCTACACGCTTTAGTGGTAGGCTTGAATGAAGAAGATAAAGCAAAGCTTAACCAAATCACAGAGCCTTTTAAAGAATTTGCTGCTTTAGAAGTGAAAGATATTGAACCTTTTTTAGACACTATCCCTAACCCTTTTGATGAGGATTTCACTAAGCGTTTTTCTAAAATGGTGTTAGTGAAATATTTTCTAGCGGATTTATTCCCCAAATATTCTAAAATGGTGTGGAGCGATGTGGACGTTATCTTTTGCAATGAATTTAGCGCTGATTTCTTAAACATTAAGGAAAATGATGAGAATTATTTTTATGGGGTTTTAGAAGTTGAAAAGCACCACATGATGGAAGGGTTTTTGTTTTGTAATTTAGATTACCAACGCAAGAAAAATTTCACCTTAAGAATGCATGATCTTTTAAAGGGGAATGAGACTAAAGGGGAGTTGGATTTCACGAAATGGTGTTGGCCTAACATGAAAGCTTTAGGGATTGAATATTGCGTTTTCCCTTATTATTACACCATTAAAGATTTTTCTAACGCGTATTTAAACGAGAATTACAAGAAAACCATTTTAGAGGCGCGAGAAAACCCTACCATTATCCACTATGACGCTTGGTGGGGGGCGGTGAAGCCTTGGGACTATCCTTTTGGTTTAAAAGCGGATTTGTGGCTGAACGCTTTGGCTAAAACCCCATTTATGAGCGATTACACTAAGAAAATGCACACCAATGAGAGCTTTTATACCACAAAAATGGCTGAGCAGCATTATTTTTCTTCAGTAAAGTCTTCAAAAGAAATTGTTTTTAAAGCTCCGTATTTGTTTTTCAAATCGTATTTGTTTGTTGTGTTTAAAGAAAGGAAAATCCATTCAAGAGTTTTTGAATTAACTTGTAATTTAGTGAAAAAATTTTTCAATAAGCTTATTTATTTTGTGTTTTTGATGCCTAAAGCGTTAGCTAAAAGGGTGGTTAGTAAGATCCTTAGAGTTTTAGGGCTTCATGGGATTGTTAAAAAAATTTTAATCCAACTCAAGCTTTTAAGAAAGGGCTAG